In Leptospira fletcheri, the genomic window AGGGACGCATTTGGAGTATCCGTTGGAATCCATGTGATTCAGGAGACGAGACACATAAGTGGAAGTCAGATCCGCCCTTAAGGTCCAGGATGCGTTCGTATATCCGACACAGAAAGCGAAGTTGGGAATGTCGCTTAGCATGAGACCCTTGAACGTGTACAGTTTGGAAATATCCACGGCTGACTCGTTTATCGTTAAACGAATTCCTCCGACAGCCACTAGATCCAGACCGGTCGCCGTAACGATGATATCCGCTTCCAATTCCTTGCCCGATTTCAGCTTGATACCGTGAGGCGTAAAAGTCTCTATCTGATCGGTGACGATGGACGCTTTTCCTTTGGAGATGGCCTTGAACAGGTCCGAATCCGGAACCAGACAAACCCTTTGGTCCCAAGGTTCGTAACTCGGCTTGAAATGAGTGTCCACTTCGTAGCCTTTCGGAAGAGCTGCCTTCAGTCTGGCTCGGATCAGCCATTTGGCCAGGTTAGGCGATCTCTTACAGAGCTGATAGAACCAGATCTGTATTAGGATATTCTTAACTCGAGCGATGTGATGGGCTAATTTTGCGGGAAGAAGAAACCTAAGTATGTCCGCCACTATATCCTTGGACGGAAGGCTCGTGATGTAGGTAGGAGACCTTTGGAGCATCGTAATATGAGCCGTTTGTTCCGCCATGGAAGGCACGAGGGTCACGGCAGTCGCGCCGCTTCCGATCACTACCACTTTCTTTCCGGTATAATTCAGGTCCTTGGGCCAATGTTGGGGATGGATCAGTTTGCCTTTGAACTTTTCGATTCCGGAGAACTTAGGGGTGAACCCCTTTTCGTAATTGTAATATCCGCTGCAGATGTATAAAAAGTTCGCGGTATAAGTCCGCTTTTCCTTTTTCGGGCCGACTTCGACCTTTATTGTCCATCGTAGATCCTTGTCCGACCAAGAGGCGGAAAGGACCTTATGCTCGAAGCGGATATTTTTATCGATGCCGAACTCTTTCGCAGTGTCCCGTACGTATTTCAGAATGGAAGGACCGTCGGCGATCGCCTTCGCTTCTCTCCAGGGTCGAAAAGAATATCCTAAAGTGAACATGTCGGAATCGGAACGAATCCCCGGGTATTGAAATAGGCTCCAGGTTCCGCCAATATCGGATCTGCCTTCTAGGATCGTGTATTTCTTTCCCGGGCAGAATTTTTGCAGATGGTAACCGGCACTGATTCCGGAGAGCCCTGCACCGACGGTGATCACGTCGAAATGTTCTTTGGTCATGCTTAGATACTATTCGAAATAGGAATGAATTCGTCTGATCTTATAATCCGCAACCAAAAATATCGTCCGGAATCCTAAGATCAGACTTCT contains:
- a CDS encoding flavin-containing monooxygenase, which encodes MTKEHFDVITVGAGLSGISAGYHLQKFCPGKKYTILEGRSDIGGTWSLFQYPGIRSDSDMFTLGYSFRPWREAKAIADGPSILKYVRDTAKEFGIDKNIRFEHKVLSASWSDKDLRWTIKVEVGPKKEKRTYTANFLYICSGYYNYEKGFTPKFSGIEKFKGKLIHPQHWPKDLNYTGKKVVVIGSGATAVTLVPSMAEQTAHITMLQRSPTYITSLPSKDIVADILRFLLPAKLAHHIARVKNILIQIWFYQLCKRSPNLAKWLIRARLKAALPKGYEVDTHFKPSYEPWDQRVCLVPDSDLFKAISKGKASIVTDQIETFTPHGIKLKSGKELEADIIVTATGLDLVAVGGIRLTINESAVDISKLYTFKGLMLSDIPNFAFCVGYTNASWTLRADLTSTYVSRLLNHMDSNGYSKCVPICDESEMEKEPILDLNSGYIRRSLDKFPTRGAHRPWRFHQNYIMDLFDINFANIKDSNLSFG